Proteins encoded in a region of the Eschrichtius robustus isolate mEscRob2 chromosome 16, mEscRob2.pri, whole genome shotgun sequence genome:
- the FAM110A gene encoding protein FAM110A, with translation MPVDTLTPRTRDTPALPFRLQTKVPGYLLQRPADCGARKPSAVERLEADKAKYVKSLHVASTRQEPVQPLLCKQPLFSAGTRRTVLTPSRRVLPGPGRRPQLDLDILSSLINLCDSPVSPAEASRTPGRSEGARQAPPATPPRPPPSIAAVRRVDVLPLPASPAQPCPSPGTAATSSPARPPGLQRSKSDLSERFSRAAADLERFFNFCGLDQEEARGLGVAHLARANSDIVSLAGPSAGPASSEGGCSRRSSATIEELARERVPYGVSVIERNARVIKWLYGLRQARETPAAEG, from the coding sequence ATGCCTGTGGACACGCTGACTCCGAGAACCCGAGACACCCCCGCCCTACCTTTCCGCCTACAGACCAAGGTCCCCGGCTACCTGCTACAGCGGCCAGCAGACTGTGGAGCCCGGAAACCTAGTGCTGTAGAGCGCCTGGAGGCCGACAAGGCCAAGTACGTCAAGAGCCTGCATGTGGCCAGTACCCGccaggaacctgtgcagccccTGCTGTGCAAACAGCCACTCTTCAGTGCTGGAACTCGTCGCACGGTGCTCACGCCTAGCCGCCGAGTCCTGCCTGGCCCCGGCCGCCGGCCCCAGCTGGACCTGGACATCCTGAGCAGCCTCATCAACTTGTGTGATAGTCCTGTGTCCCCTGCTGAGGCCAGCCGTACCCCCGGACGGTCAGAGGGGGCCCGCCaggctcccccagccacccccccACGCCCACCACCCAGTATTGCTGCAGTCCGCCGAGTGGATGTCCTTCCCCTGCCAGCGTcacctgcccagccctgcccatcacCAGGCACTGCCGCCACCTCTAGCCCGGCCCGGCCCCCAGGTTTGCAACGCTCCAAGTCAGACCTGAGTGAGCGCTTCTCCCGGGCAGCAGCTGACCTGGAGCGATTTTTTAACTTCTGCGGCCTGGACCAGGAGGAGGCACGGGGATTGGGTGTGGCCCACCTAGCCCGGGCCAACTCAGACATCGTGTCCCTGGCTGGGCCCAGTGCTGGGCCGGCTAGCTCCGAGGGGGGCTGCTCCCGCCGCAGCTCTGCCACCATCGAGGAGCTGGCTCGGGAGCGCGTCCCCTATGGTGTGTCAGTGATAGAGCGCAACGCCCGGGTGATCAAATGGCTGTATGGGTTGCGACAAGCGCGGGAGACTCCAGCAGCTGAGGGCTAG